The sequence TTTAGAACCGAATTTTATAACCTATATGGCCAGGTTAGCAGTGCTGACTGCTGACATATGAATCAGCTGCTTTAAAAGGGGTTTTCTTTATGGATGATATGCTGACTAGCTAACAGAaggacaatataaagtggatactttaagtatagatcagtgaattttgtttcATCAATTTAATGtttttactgatgtcaaaactgcctgcacattgcaaacGTTCTACAACATtataatcaccagctgcatcaggGACATGGGCACCTTCCTACCACTTTAGTCTCCTTGGTCGTTTTCTTAACTCATGGATATAGCAATCCACAATCGGGCGTACGACAGGAACATTACTCGTTCGAATTTAGTCTCATCGGTAAGTAGTCGTGTCTTATGTAATGATAAATGAGAATTTGCTTTTATGATATGCATAAGTGACTAGAAAAGATGAGGTCAAAAAAGTGtatcagagatgacagagaattttgaaatatataggtaccaaagccactgagaagaaAGTTATTACCAGCTGCATCAAGGGCACTGCACTATTTATAATTCCAGAAtcctgtgtgtgccaccaacagctgcatcaggggcactgtgcactagtcaTATTAATTATAAAAAATAGTTCAGATGAGAGGTTAAACATAAAATATTAACACACCAGGGCTATCTACCATATATGTTGGCATTTTAGCCTCTTCTTcccagaatgttattttctcTCAGAGGTTGTGTGGACTGGCTGGCTTCAGTTACCAGGTCTACAGTCAGCAGCCCCAGGGCCTCCTGGACAGAAGGTGTCATCAACCCCCGGGCCATCATCGGTTCACTACGCCAGAAGCGCCACACATCTCAACCCTCGCTCTGCTCTACTCCCCCTCCGTCCACTCGGCTTGGGGGCAAGCCAAGCCAGCGGCTCTGCTGCGCTCTGTTTGGTGAAAAAACAAATGCCCTCAGTGTGGCTGCAAGCTGAGCTAACAGCACAGCAGTTTTCAATGGTTCATCCCTTGCCCTTGACCGCCCCCCTGTCCCCGTCCCTAAGCCCACCACCTCTGATCCTGTCAGGACGGATAGGGACTCTGCCCccacttactgtatttgggaTCAGTCTAGCACCTATGAATCAGTCAGGAGGTTTAGAAAATGCCACCCTGAGCTTGGCATTGGCtggggtgtggtggtggggggtggaagGCGTATGGTGAAACTGGTGTTGGGTGGGGCAGTGATGTTGAAAGCTTGGCATTTGGAGGCAGCAGAGAAAAGGGATTGAATTCCATATGACGTGCACATGTGCTGGCACAGGAGTGGCCGgatggctggggctgggacaggagggcaggagacagAGGTAGGACGTGGAGGAGGGTGATGATGCACTGAACCAGACCGTTCCAACCACAACTGCTCCAGGGTGGTGTAACAATAAGCATCCTGTCACATATGTGTACGTAAAGGTCAGTAAGACGCTGTTGGAATGAGGAGGGGGCAGTTGTCCTGTTTCTGCAACGTTCATCTCAAAAGAGAAGACATTTCATGCCATAGAGGTGCTATACTCCATCTCTATATTCTGAACCAATGGGTGGTTAACACTGAACCACACGCAAATCCATATACAATATTAGAGCCTTTGACCATTATCTCCTGAAAACACACTTTGCATAGAACAAAGATAATGGCCATTGTACTGAGATTTTTTTTATAGATTGTATTATAGCAGGTATGTATTTCATGGCATATAGAGTTATGTAGAATGATCTTCCAATGTTTTACTTCTCACAAAACATCCATGTACGTTCACAGGCACCTGTCCAGCCAGGCATCCAAATGGGCAGCTTGGGGTCTTATCTCCTTGTCGGTTGAGCTTCCCAGGAAAAGCGAGCAGCGCTCGGGTGACACctagacacagagaaacaaacacAGTCTCCTGAAACCCCTCATTCCACTACATCTGCCCTGCTTCCCACCACCCATTCCCCGACCGGGAAACAGTACACCAATCAAGCGActcacatgtttgtttgtggagATGGTGAGAAGCTGTCATGATGTCACCACCACAAGGCAACTCCAGCTCAGCATGTCCCTCTCCAAGCAAAACAGATGTATTAGTTCATCTTTCCACGTCTTCCCACTCCTTTGGACAGTCAAACCACCGTTCAAACATTAAGCACTAACTCGAGTGTTATACAGATGAGCCAGGTAGCTCATGTATTGCAGTCCACAAGGACCTTGGGGGCTCAACACTACTTGACCAAGAGAAAGAGTCATGACTGCATACTCATGCAGAGAGACTTCAATGGTGAAACAGACCTGACAAGAGAGATCAAGATGTTGATTTGAATTGTGGGCTAACATTGAGCCCTCTTTCGTATCTCACAGGAAATGTACATTTAACAGCAGCAACAACATCAAATTAACATATCTTTTTATATTGTCTGCTGTTTCAACATTAAAATATGGTAGGCCTACATGCACGCAGAGGAAAAATGTGAGTCAAAGTTTTTAATTCATAGCTCTGTAGTGACATCTTGTGGTTTTAGTTTAGTAGTCAGGGGAGtccgatggctgagcggtgagggagtcgggccagtaatcagaaggttgcccgatcgattccccgccgtgccaaatgatgttgtgtccttgggcaaggcacttcaccctacttgcctcggggggaatgtccctgaacttactgtaagtcgctctggataagagtgtctgctaaatgactaaatgtaatgtaagtgtaGTAGGTATATTTTAATTAAGAATTCACTGGATTTCTATGCTCACATTGTTCAAGGAGTTATCAAACCAACCCTAGGGCTTGTTcaataaaggccgctcaaaaaagctagaatTAAAGTcagatttacagttttttttattcgctttggtactattttcacaagtaaggtgtacattttcaaaactcttagtACAAAGATCCAAACTGATCACACTTGTAACACAGCTAGTCATTCTTTCAAAACCTCATGGAATGCTTTCAAACACAAGATTATTGTAATATGTAATGGGAAATTTGGTTTAATCACCTAAACACAACAGTATGATCTTCTTTCAGTTTGGTACTCTTAACAATCAGTTCATCAGCAAACAATGCAAGATACATGTTTCAAATCGGCCTTAAAAGTGCTGAAATTAAAATGCTACAGTACTATGTAAAAGACAGATTACAGTTTCACATTAGGCAATACACTTAcattacttacatttacataatcTATAACTTCCTAAATATCCATCCTATGTGTAATCAAGTGAAGGATCAATGAAGACATTGTCTACAATCATTTGGCCAAATTAGTTTTTACAATAGTATACAATTTTTCAGATATAATTGTACATAGGTTAACTTTctattactgtactgtacgtatgtaactgaatgagaacaaaacataacatttagaggccccatgcccacctctctgacctctctgttggtgcccatgcccacctcacTGACCTAtttgttggtgcccatgcccacctctctgacggaTCTCTTGTCCACAAGCTCTTCCTATTCCCTGCTGTCTATCCTGCTCCATGTTGAGATAATTTGCCAGTGTTTACGCCCCCACTTTTACAGTACGTATATCAAATGACCAATTGTGGTTACCCCAATTTGAAATCAAGTAGTAATAACGAGTTTTCATCATGTGTGGTTACAGTCATTTATATGTTCgtacaaaaacaaattgtattTCTTTAGTTCTCACAATCGATATACTGTTTATTgctgaaatgaaaatatataggTTTACCAAACGGTTCAGTGATTAACCATTAAGATCTGTTGGATTCAGTGTCGGTCAAATATATTTACGCAAATTTAATGAGAAGCATATCAAAAGTATCATGAGCATTgcattgtgaaagacaattacttcatatgaaaaactgattgtgtattttgtgcgttgtactttgtcaattgaacatgtgattaaatgtttaaaaaactGACTTTTTGATTAtctgctttgagttttgtactaacagttgtgaggttttaccacatacttgtgaaaatagtaagcgaataaaaaaaactgcaagtagtcaagctaattgcgcgtgcaccctgttcttaagcagcccgagaggtaaaacatggataatacaatccaccacggcaaaagcaatgcacacggccacgtgacttcttccagaaaacattccctttaaatcgtgtacaatgacagttCCCTCATCCACATCCACCGCTtcattcaaaataaaataaaatgacacgccatgattgacgtcgtgAACGATTGGCTACGTAGGTCGAGCACCTTTTTAGACCTTCTTCGATTAAAAAAACaccctctaaactaatctaaattgatttttttgacattgtttaaaataaatagcctactattaatcgaaacattatccagtagcctaactttttaacatgggttttgtgtcggggaaatggagggcggatttacGTTCGTTTTGCAAgtgtaggctatagcctactgttaaaaattatattgctatgataattatactcggattatttagattgagataaaggcctatgcctgatgcctaaacatttgaaatcacaaactagcaTCCATACGTTTAACGGCTATACCTATCAAAGcaattgttcatcattgtttaatgcattaggctaaatagcctatgtaggctatttacgttgattttctatcaatgttgaacatattgaactgatgagattaagaaaattagaatataggctaggcctacgtggtaaatcatcgttttcccgttgggtcagtggtacaggaacgtctggttaagcaccaagtcaagcctgacagttagtctgaccctgaccagactagctTCGCAGTTTAAgttaccatagtaactgagttcgaACTACATTGAGcaagctttatggaaccgaatgaacaagaaattagtccgactaactgacataagtctggcttactcggtaaactcgctttatggaacagtcTCTGATCTTGTAAGGACACAATACGActggggaaaataaataaatctataGGCCATAAAAAACAACATAACAGatcactctcctctcctgccaatGTCCCATGACCAAGAAGCGATGGGATAAAAGGCAGATGCTctggcatgcgtgtgtgtgttccactaaCTGTAAGATTAATAGTTACATTTAATTATTCCCTTGACATGAGGACCTACGTGAGATGTCTGTGTGCACATTAAGTGTGCAATTTATATTCTATCGCGAGACAAATTGAGTATTGTAAGTATTGTAAATGAAAGTAAAGTGGTTTGAATGAATAGTACCAGAGAGAATGTCGAACAAAGGGAGACCTGCCACTCTCGAGAAACTTCTGGGttctgttgcagttccactcaagttccatatgagggcgctaacggtcgagtgcagaatgaatggaggtctgaGGAgctatacatttacatgtattcatctagcagacgcttttatccaaagcgacttccaagatagagctttacaaagtgcataggtcactgataataacaacaagatagccccaaagcattgcgggtagccaaaacaagcacacattgtgaacaaccaaaaaataagtgctaaagggaaaaaccataagagcatgcagttagcaagttacaatttaaacaacatgaatctgtaagtgcaagtttacctgtagaaaaaacaagcaacggtaaaataaaaaaaacatttaaactgttgtagaataaaacagtttaaatcagctaccactaaccaacaagagcaagaaGTCTCTAAGTAAGTAATtatgatccttgaggaaactagcattgggttcagcaaaccattcctaagtaccgttgtaggcctactccctgaacaagtgcgtcttgagccttctcttgaaggtggagagacagtctgtgtctctgatggaggtggggagttgatttcaccactggggggccaggcaggagaagagcttgtgttgggaccaggcagtcttgagcggtgggaccaccaggtggttgtctgaagaagaccgtaggtggcgggtgggggtgtaaggctgcaggagagacttgatgtagtcgggtgcagtcccgttcactgctcggaaggtcagtaccagggtcttgaatctgatgcgggccgtgatgggtagccagtgtagggagatgaggagcggggtaacgtgggactgtctctccaccttcaagagaaggctcaagacgcatttgttccgggagtacaatggtacgaatggtttgctgaacccaacgctagtttcctcaaggatcacaatgactcttgcttagactgttgctcttgttggttagtggtagctgatttaaactgttgtattctattttagttaatcctatttttattgctttcctacaggtacacctgcacttagagattaatgttgtgtaattgtaacttgtttaactacatgctcttatggtttcttccctttagcactattttttggttgttcacaatatgtacttcttgtttttgactacccgcaatgctgtggggctatcttgttgttattatcagtgacctatgcactttgtaaagttctctcttggaagtcgctttggataaaagcgtctgctaaatgaataaatgtaaatgtaaatgtctgggtagaccaggcgggccctcaaaatccacttttctcaggatataattttttgtctagtaatttgaattctgaattcgaaaggggaggcaaaaaaatatacaccgctgggtgttagattttttttaagtcgcctttttGTTCTAataagcctttgaaaatgtcattgacgtcatacacatcgtacgaccagagctattgcttgacggcaagctctggttacttccatttttatctcgaggcatcgacaacatagctgacaggttaggctctccctgtcaatacctAACTCTAtggtcaatacacatgctagaacgagttttggcttgctaattgttgctaatgttgctaatgctctgacattctggttctgcttcggatgccatcaagcgggatctctggtcgtagtcagtccttcactaaccaatcagcattcctTAGCAGAATGCTAGAGTGCTATGGGCAACATTgactgtaagaaatcaaaaggaagTAAATACTCgttaattcattttttgacctgtaatctatgttgaacatgcaaaaactacaatcaaatctgagatttctcaacgacaatcaggcgaaagagacaaatttagccgtttagctccatagactcccattcattttgaactcgaccgcgatcactcccagtggaactctggtggaactactacaaaattcggtacaatgggggagtggcaaggctctccttaaacaggcacCGATAGTACCAACTGATGTCTTCGTTACCATGGTAACTACAAAATCGTGAAGTTTGTAGTATCTTGCTATTTCCAGTTGGGGGCGAGTTTTCACAAGATTTATGAGACACTGTGAAAGAGTGAACTCAACATCATTGCCCAGGTAAAGAAAGAGCAGCAGAAGCCTGGGCTCTCGCTACTAGCTACAACTGTGCACCAACCTAGGAAACAGCCTTTCAACTGACCTCAGACTCATTATATTCATCCATGACAACATGGTGgtaaaaacaagaaaacaaaacgTGAAGGATCAAGCGCCCCAGGCAAGCGACAAAGACAGGAGTCCGCTTATGTCGACAGGCACTGGGAAAAGTAGGCGAACTGGCAAAGATGGCAAAGGGACCACTTTCAACAGCTTGCTGCAGAATAAGAATGGATTGTTCCCTGGGCATTCATTAATCAGAAACAAGCTTGGATTCACGCTGGCACTGGGTACGTGTCACCAGCagcagctactgtagctagatagctaacgttagcaagctagctaacgcAACGacgttagctggctagctaactacaAACGTGAGTGAGTTACAGTATCGGACTACTGTGCAGCAACAAGCTAGCTAACCACACTTGGCATCTTGCAATTGTACTTTCTACTACTGCCTGCAATCAACATTTAAAAATAAGTAATTTGCATTAGCTTGGTGCAGGACTctaccttagctagctagcgagaATGTTTGCCAGTTTTAACTGGGTTCAAAGTTTaaagttttgtcttgtttattcACAGCTGCTCTGGCTGGATACCTCCATTGGTAAGGAGTCTGCAACCTGTCAGGAAATTCTCTTCTTTGTCCCTTAATCATTACATTAATGTGATTATAATTTTTATGAAAATAATCTGAAGGTTTAAATTTTTGTAGGTACCATCTCACACACCTTTTTGAGAATGACAGACATTTTTCACACCTGTCAGCCTTAGAGAAGGAAATGGCCTTTCGTACAGAAATGGTATATCTGACATAATTATGGTATCTAAACTTTAAGATTCGATTTTCTTGCATAGTTTTCATGTCTGACAGTTCCACTCCTGTTACAGGGCCTATACTACTCTTACTTCAAGACCATCATTGAAGCCCCGTCCTTCCTCAGTGGCCTGTATCTGATCATGAATGATCGTCTAACAGAGTATCCCCTGGTTATAAACACACTAAAGCGGTTCAATCTCTATCCAGAGGTAAAATAATGTCGTTACATTTTGCTAAAACTGTCATTTATTAAGCCTATATCTGTCTACTTGGTGTGAGGTATTACGTCTATTCTATAAATCTTCGAAGCGAAAGGGCCTCTCCTAAAATGAAGACTTGTAACAGTCTTAGTAGTGGGTTTTCATCCTGTCTCTGTTTCACAACCACCCCCCCCTGTTCCCTAGGTGGTCCTGGCCAGCTGGTACAGAATCTACACGGGCACAATGGACTTCTTTGGACTCCCTACTAAGATGTGTTGGTCTATCAACAGAGGGGATGGGTTGGCCCCTGTCGACAGCTGTGAAGGTACTTTGCCAATCTCTTTTGTTAAAATATGTTCATATATTAGTGCAGctataatctcaatatcttcaTAGGCACTCCAAGGACATGTAGGCTTGGGGATTTCACAATGTCTTCATTGAGCATTCTGGCACAACTTTTACTTGTGTTGAAGTCCTATGGGCTACAGTCAAAGATCCCTACAGTatctatctttctttttttgtccaaTGACCAATAGTCCTGTTCTGATCTTCAGTAGGTTTTGCTACACAAGAATGACCCCCTCAGTCtagaaattaaaataaattgtcTTCCGGCTAAAGTTTTccactgtgtgtttgcatgtcggTCAATGTAGGAAGGCTGATATTATACagtctcattcattcattcttcaatcattctctctatctctctctctcaggtttgGGTGACCCGGCCTACTTCTATGTCActtttgtgtttattttgaatGGCCTGATGATGTGCCTGTTCTTCCTCTATGGAACCTACCTTAGGTAACCCTTTAATTTTGTTACTGTTGTGGGAAAATGTATATGATCAGTCAACTGTGTCTGGTTTCTCTTGCAAATCAATGTTGGCCATGGATTATATGCTGTACTGACTGTCTATTTGTAtgacgctttggataaaaccgtctgctaaattattGTAATGTAGAATGTAGATGCACttggaagaaaataaaaatcctCCCTTCATTGCTACcctgatgttgtttttttccttcccctttctctcgctctctgcagTGGGAGCCGGCTGGGTGGCACAGTTACGGTCATGTGTTTCTTCTTCAACCACGGAGAGGTGattgcatcacacacacacacacacacacacacttccccaatGTCACTGCCCTGTGGAAATTTACTTCTAGAGAATCAGGCTGGCAACACCACCAGCCATCATAGAGACTCACAGTCTGTATTTGCCAGGCTGAGTGCTTCCCCACTGCCTTCAATACAGTCCGCATCTCACTCTATTCCTTATCCAGATCAATACACTGACATTTCTATCACACCCTCAGCTTTGCTTCTCAATACTTGCCCACTTGCGTCCTTCACCTCCTGCTTCCTCAGTGGATTGACATTTTGGAAGTATCTGTGGCATTTAGCTTTTGGCAGGTGAGGGTGTCAATGAACCCTCATGGCAATGTGGGCTGTTGATGAGTAAAAGTGTGTAGCCAATATGAGTATGCATCCGTAAGTGTATACAAATAGCTTGCCAGTTGTCATCGATTGCGTGTTCTAGAAATCCCTTCCCACGCATCTGTGGCAGGGAATGTGTTGACGcaaatggggtgtgtgtggagtgtgtgagtgtgtgacgtGTTCCCCCCCGTATCACAGAGCACCCGTGTGATGTGGACTCCGCCCCTGAGAGAGAGCTTCGCTTACCCCTTCCTGGTCCTGCAGATGTTGCTGCTCACTTACATCCTCCGGTAACACcgtcatccctccttcctcccatcctttctccatcccccccttaATCTCTCTTGAATTCCCATTGTAGCAGCCTGCAGATTTGCTGTACTGGATGCAGTCACATCCCCTTTTTGTCATATATATTTCACTGTGACTAAATGATCTGACACACTCCATTCCCACCTTGGCTGCTGTGTATATCTGAGTTCATGTGCCTACTATTCTTAGTGTGTCTTTATAGTGAAAAAAGGTATCTAAATAAGCATAGGTCAAGGTCTTTGTCTTGAATGCATGCCCTCATATCTGCATTGGAGTACCTGTCATCCTTTTTTACGTttgtctctctatttccctctgTGTCTTTTCTCTCGCCAGGACCCGGAACCCGAGCAGAAAGGCCATGGTGGCTCTGGGGGTCTCCAGTTTGTTCTTCATGCTGCCTTGGCAATTTGCCCAGTTTGTACTGCTCACCCAGGTGAGAGACAGATTGAGAAAGAGAATAAAGAGAGGATGTTTTCAAAGGAGGGAATCAGACAATGTAATTTTAAGAGAATGAGAAGAAATTacaaagggatggaggggataATAAATTGTGTGAGAaggaatggagaggaggaggacaggagggcggaggaagagagagagatggaaaacaTCCAAGCAGAGAAAAATAACttaaacaacacaaaaacatgtTGAAGTTGAACTGACAAAAGGTAGTCATAGACAAATGTATCATTATCAAAGGTCAGTCACACTTTCACAACAACAGAATGTGTTGGCATACATGCAACACAGAGAAGAGAGTAGCCAACATTCCTCAGCTAGAAACTGTTTCCAAAAATGAGTCTTGGTACTGATACTTCAGCTAACAGAAggacagaaaaaaacatttatcttTTATACCACAGCGAGGCTTGTCTAAGGTTTTCCAATAGTTAGATTAAGGTTTATACTTTTGTTACTTCAAAGCAAAACTGATAATCTGAAGAAGCTGAAAACGGAAGAAGCAAATAGTGTGGATACTTTACCGGAATGCATGGGAGAGATgccattttgaagacacttaaaaTATATACTGTTGTGTTTTTCCAGTTTTGCTTATTTTAGCAATTATGTCATATCCACCCTTCAATGCAAATGTCCCTACTAAAAAACTATATTCTGTGCTGATTCTGTGGTGTATCTTTGTGTTTTAGGTTGCTTCTCTGTTTGCATCGTATATCCTGGGCTACCTGAGTCCAACCAAGATGCAGTCCCTGCTGGTCACTCATATGGTAAATACTGTGTCCTACACAAGAAGAAAAGTTTATTTGTCTTACTGCAATGACATACACTGTACATGCATTCTGGGAGCGACACCAGAAACATACGGAAGTGTCCCATGTCCCAAGTGGACCATGTCCTTTGTTCTTATTTATCAACATTGTCTATAATACAGTGTCCTCTCTCGGTGAGGAAGTTGACAAACTAGACAGGCTAGGGAACGGGGAGGGCAGGATtaatgagcatgtgtgtgtgggtgtgcagagGAAATCCAGACATTGCATCCTTCCACgggaaaaagtgtgtgtgtaattctgGCCATCtacatccctctcctccacactccctaaTCCTCTCAGCGGTCCAGTCTGTTGGGCTGCTAGGCATAGCAGAGCTGGGGCCCGTGTGCTCCAGAGATAAGGAGAAGAGGGTATTTTGTAGGTGGAGATGGTCTAGATTTGTGTCAGTGGGGGACATATCATGGCTGTGCATTATTCATACACCACACTGTCAAGAAAGTGGCAAGTGTGAAAAGACATGTTAACATGCTAGCTCTCACCACCATCTCAACAAGCTTCAGGATTGTGCTGTGGTTTATAGTATATGAGCATACACGGCTATGCCTGGGTGATGTGATTGTAAATTCCACTTGCTTTTTTGCTCCATGTAATCAAGTCATAAGTACGCAATGATGTCCGTGTTCAGCTCTTGTTTTCACTCTATCTAAAACTTCTACTGTTTGTGATAGTTTACATACTATTGCTGTTTATTGCATATTTAGCGTCCATTTTATGAAGTCCATTTGATAAAGCTCGTCCTGTTGCCATCCACTGTGGCTGAGAGATTTCAGCCACATGCATTGTGGAGATCTACACAGGCACATCTAATTGTGAAGTAGGTTGCTATAGAATCAGTTTGCAGGTGACAGAATGCTAGTTCTTTGCACAAATCACAAAGGCCTCCTCCCCATTCTGTCTAGATCACCCTGGGCGTTTGCTTCATTTTGATGTTTGGCAACAGCATGCTGCTGACCTCCTTCTATGCCTCCTCGCTGGTGTCCATCTGGGTGAGTGCGATCGGTCTGTCCTGGAAGCATGGAGGAGTTGGtgcttaaaataaaaataaaaaaatgctaATGCTCATCTGATCCTCTTTGTGTTGTACCAGAGTGTACCCTGAAAGAAAACCAACAAAGGAAATTCGTTTTCAGAATTTTTCTGTTGGGGGGATTAATGTTGGTACACAGATTACATTTATGTTTCATGTATTTTCTAGTGTTGATCCATCACAGTGTTTTGGAAGGGTGATAAATGTCTTGAAGGTTAAACCGGGAGAGGTTTTTAAAAAGTGACAATGTTTCTCCCCTTTTTACAGGCAATAGTTGCGTTGAGGCACCGATTTGCTGAAGCCTTCCAACCTGGCCTCATCACTTGGGTAAGGGTCCCTGGAGCGTCTTGAAATgtccatgtgtgagtgtgtgtgcgtatgcgtgtgtgtttcactTAGTTTACTCGTCTGTCTGATCTCTTAAGATGATGCAGGGCCTGACGTGGCTCATCTCTACGGTGATCCTCAAGTTCATGATGTCTGCCATTTTCGGAGCCTCAGATGACGTAAgtaaatacagtatatacactCACCGGCCacttaattacatttacatttatgcatttagcagacgcttttatccaaagcgacttccaacagagagctttacaaaagagcataggtcactgatcataacaacgaggtagtcccaaacattgcaagcagccaaaacatgaagcatacattgtgaaaaaactaaacaagtgccaaaagggaagacccataagagcatgcatttatacaagttacaaattaaaacaacatgaaccacaaaaaagtgaaggactgtacctgtagaagaacaatcaacagtaaaatatttcacagcgagtacaagacttaacttcattatgactaacctacaagagcaacaagtcacttaataagagtcattgtgatcctggaggaaactaacaacatgtccagccaagcattcctattAGATACATCTCTCTAACTGCTCGTT comes from Hypomesus transpacificus isolate Combined female chromosome 2, fHypTra1, whole genome shotgun sequence and encodes:
- the dpy19l1l gene encoding dpy-19-like 1, like: MVVKTRKQNVKDQAPQASDKDRSPLMSTGTGKSRRTGKDGKGTTFNSLLQNKNGLFPGHSLIRNKLGFTLALAALAGYLHWYHLTHLFENDRHFSHLSALEKEMAFRTEMGLYYSYFKTIIEAPSFLSGLYLIMNDRLTEYPLVINTLKRFNLYPEVVLASWYRIYTGTMDFFGLPTKMCWSINRGDGLAPVDSCEGLGDPAYFYVTFVFILNGLMMCLFFLYGTYLSGSRLGGTVTVMCFFFNHGESTRVMWTPPLRESFAYPFLVLQMLLLTYILRTRNPSRKAMVALGVSSLFFMLPWQFAQFVLLTQVASLFASYILGYLSPTKMQSLLVTHMITLGVCFILMFGNSMLLTSFYASSLVSIWAIVALRHRFAEAFQPGLITWMMQGLTWLISTVILKFMMSAIFGASDDAHISGLIKSKFTSYKDFHTLMYTCAAEFDFMEIETPLRYIKTLLLPINMLVVAVIAGRTIQDVVSFLRGERESVKPEDSDSEDAPSMLAKGELVYHSLQLVAFAVLAVLIMRLKLFLTPHMCIMASLICSKQLFGWIGEKFKLQMMVFAVLSIMAMQGAANLQAQWGIMGEFSNLPQEQMLDWIRDNTQPDAVFAGAMPTMASVKLSTGRPIVNHPHYEDAGLRERTKLVYSMYSRKSAEAVKRNLLQLEVDYFVLEDSWCTRRTRPGCSMPEIWDVEDPKNMGKVPLCTFISRDSRPHFTTVFQNNVYKVLEVPKAATDFR